From the Streptomyces sp. Tu 2975 genome, one window contains:
- a CDS encoding AMP-binding protein, whose amino-acid sequence MSEHIIDPLTADLAPEDFIHAAMRWHFSPATGSPYWVKRAAELDFNPLTDVHTWDDLDLFPDVSDEWKDVPVDALVPAGIGREGWDFQVFDSGGTTGRPKRIVESRSRRNGVHWVSEVLADHKVPGEGEGHWLHLGPTGPHIVGRSVGLLAQMRGTFCHYIDFDPRWVKNSVKQGRTDEAARYVKHILAQARDILSTQPVSVLFATPPVLEALAADEKLLDLVQRKVRGIIWAGTSVSPETLRAFEDELFPDAAVVGLYGNTMMGIAPQRPREGGQDDERCVFIPFHPFSRVKVVDPENTSISVAHGERGQAKISLVSRDLLLPWTLERDSVLRIAPTEKYPQDGLADIRPLIVADGQTAVEGVY is encoded by the coding sequence ATGTCCGAGCACATCATCGACCCGTTAACCGCCGACCTCGCGCCGGAGGACTTCATCCACGCCGCGATGCGGTGGCACTTCTCCCCCGCCACCGGCTCGCCGTACTGGGTGAAGCGCGCGGCGGAACTGGACTTCAACCCGCTCACCGACGTCCACACCTGGGACGACCTCGACCTCTTCCCGGACGTCAGCGACGAATGGAAGGACGTTCCCGTCGACGCGCTGGTCCCCGCGGGAATCGGCAGGGAGGGCTGGGACTTCCAGGTCTTCGACAGCGGTGGCACCACAGGGCGGCCCAAACGCATCGTGGAATCGCGGTCGCGCCGCAACGGCGTCCACTGGGTGAGCGAGGTTCTCGCCGATCACAAGGTTCCCGGCGAGGGCGAGGGCCACTGGCTGCATCTCGGCCCCACGGGGCCGCACATCGTCGGCCGTTCCGTCGGGCTGCTGGCGCAGATGCGCGGCACGTTCTGCCACTACATCGACTTCGACCCGCGCTGGGTCAAGAACAGCGTGAAGCAGGGGCGGACCGATGAGGCCGCCCGCTATGTGAAGCACATCCTGGCGCAGGCCCGCGACATCCTGTCCACCCAGCCCGTCTCCGTCCTGTTCGCCACCCCGCCGGTGCTCGAAGCACTGGCCGCCGACGAGAAGCTGCTGGATCTGGTGCAGCGGAAGGTGCGCGGCATCATCTGGGCCGGCACCAGCGTGAGCCCCGAGACACTCCGGGCCTTCGAGGACGAACTGTTCCCCGATGCCGCCGTAGTCGGCCTGTACGGCAACACCATGATGGGTATCGCCCCGCAGCGCCCCCGTGAGGGCGGCCAGGACGACGAACGCTGTGTCTTCATCCCCTTCCACCCGTTCAGCCGGGTCAAGGTGGTGGACCCCGAGAACACCAGCATCTCCGTCGCCCACGGCGAGCGGGGGCAGGCGAAGATCAGCCTCGTCTCCCGGGACCTGCTGCTCCCCTGGACGCTGGAGCGCGACTCCGTGCTGCGCATCGCGCCCACCGAGAAGTACCCCCAGGACGGGCTGGCCGACATCAGGCCCCTCATCGTGGCCGACGGCCAGACCGCTGTCGAAGGGGTGTACTAG
- a CDS encoding isochorismate synthase, translating to MTSTATPVVTPERPVTALERTDRDSLLATCRRALDQARRSQRPVLASWAKPLSLADPVAIWSRARRGTPRSFLWQSAWDRGSVVAIGSARDLRGRGANRVASVRDGWQALTRDLVSGGTAVTELPAGEGPLAIGGFAFSPEDASDKERLPDALMWVPALQFRGTVPDQAATDRPGPAELRLNAMLLHDSDPEQVANGLIHLADLCLPPEAAAEAPKSAYASGRTYTRTELPDADHWKGLVDRATGRIRDGAFEKVVLARELRVTASSPFDVPTAVNRLRSAYPDTTVFAVDHEEYTFLGATPEYLVRVDRRAVHALGLAGTAPRGLTPEQDAALAIELAGSAKIQHEHDVVVQMLRDALRDSCVDVASDAEPSVVKLANVQHLSTKVRGELAADSTAGILDFVDRLHPTPALGGHPRKESLSWLSDNEGLDRSWYAGVVGWADRSGQGQFAVTIRSALVDGPSASLYAGCGIVADSDPEAEYAESCAKLRPMMSALGIE from the coding sequence ATGACCTCCACTGCCACACCGGTGGTCACCCCTGAGCGGCCCGTCACGGCGCTCGAACGTACCGACCGGGACAGCCTGCTGGCCACCTGCCGGCGCGCCCTCGACCAGGCCCGCCGCAGTCAGCGTCCTGTCCTCGCCAGCTGGGCCAAGCCGCTCTCGCTCGCTGACCCTGTCGCGATCTGGAGTCGGGCCCGTCGCGGTACGCCGCGTTCCTTCCTGTGGCAGTCGGCATGGGACCGCGGATCCGTCGTCGCGATCGGATCGGCGCGTGATCTGCGGGGACGGGGCGCGAACCGTGTCGCATCCGTCCGCGACGGTTGGCAGGCCCTGACCCGGGACCTCGTCTCAGGAGGAACAGCGGTCACCGAACTGCCCGCGGGCGAAGGCCCCCTGGCCATCGGCGGTTTCGCGTTCAGCCCCGAGGACGCCTCGGATAAGGAACGCCTTCCCGACGCCCTGATGTGGGTGCCCGCATTGCAGTTCCGTGGCACGGTGCCCGACCAGGCCGCCACCGACCGTCCCGGCCCGGCCGAACTGCGCCTCAACGCGATGCTGTTGCACGACAGCGACCCCGAGCAGGTGGCCAACGGCCTGATCCATCTGGCCGACCTCTGCCTTCCGCCGGAGGCTGCCGCCGAAGCGCCGAAGTCCGCGTACGCAAGCGGACGGACGTACACCAGGACCGAGTTGCCGGACGCCGACCACTGGAAGGGGCTGGTCGACCGCGCGACCGGCCGGATCCGGGACGGCGCTTTCGAGAAGGTGGTGCTGGCGCGCGAGCTGCGGGTCACCGCCTCCAGCCCGTTCGACGTGCCGACCGCGGTGAACAGGCTGCGCAGCGCCTATCCCGACACCACCGTCTTCGCGGTGGACCACGAGGAGTACACCTTCCTCGGCGCAACACCCGAATACCTCGTACGGGTCGACCGGCGGGCGGTGCATGCGCTGGGACTGGCCGGCACGGCGCCCCGCGGGCTCACCCCGGAACAGGACGCGGCACTCGCCATCGAACTGGCCGGGAGCGCCAAGATCCAGCACGAGCACGACGTCGTGGTGCAGATGCTCCGCGACGCCCTGCGGGACTCGTGCGTCGATGTCGCCTCCGATGCGGAACCGAGCGTGGTCAAGCTCGCCAACGTCCAGCATCTGTCCACGAAGGTCCGCGGCGAGCTGGCGGCGGACTCCACCGCGGGAATCCTGGACTTCGTCGACCGTCTCCACCCCACCCCGGCCCTCGGCGGGCACCCCCGCAAGGAGTCGCTGAGCTGGCTCTCCGACAACGAGGGGCTCGACCGGAGCTGGTACGCGGGAGTAGTCGGCTGGGCCGACCGCTCCGGACAGGGCCAATTCGCGGTCACCATACGATCCGCCCTGGTCGACGGTCCCTCCGCCTCGCTGTATGCCGGCTGCGGCATCGTGGCCGACTCCGATCCCGAGGCGGAGTACGCGGAGTCCTGCGCGAAGCTGCGCCCGATGATGTCCGCCCTGGGAATCGAGTGA
- a CDS encoding ATP-grasp domain-containing protein, which produces MTVKPAAPRVVIVDAYSSARSLAPLFRERGYECVHVQSTPAIPAGYEKSFRASDFTANIVYTGDVAATVAALAAHAPVSLLAGIESGVEVADLLSEALGLRTNGTALSPSRRDKFRMMETVKEAGVPGAGQILATDLDTLLAWYQEAEGRVVLKPLKSAGSDGVYFCDDADQVRAAFEALIGTESALELHNHAVLAQEYLVGSEYIVNTVSLDGKHHVTDIWKMHHLGANGVHDMAAGAQLMPRHGSDQDALVEYNCLVLDALGVRNGPAHTELKLTPQGPRLVESAARICGADVHVPTKGAIGESQLDWTVDAYVDPERFLERWESGYELTRHAGIVNMVSPAAGKLVSYPKMAELRGLESFHDITLNVHPGDEIHRSIDDWTYPMRVYLVHETESVVMHNILSARYMDGEGFYEVV; this is translated from the coding sequence ATGACCGTCAAGCCTGCCGCCCCCCGCGTCGTCATCGTCGACGCGTATTCGAGCGCACGATCCCTTGCCCCGCTCTTCCGGGAACGCGGCTATGAATGCGTCCACGTCCAGAGCACCCCGGCGATTCCGGCGGGGTACGAGAAGAGCTTCCGGGCATCGGACTTCACCGCCAACATCGTGTACACGGGGGATGTCGCCGCAACGGTCGCGGCCCTCGCCGCGCACGCGCCGGTGAGTCTGCTGGCAGGCATCGAGAGCGGGGTCGAGGTCGCGGACCTGCTGAGCGAGGCGCTCGGCCTGCGGACGAACGGCACGGCGCTCAGCCCGTCCCGCCGGGACAAGTTCCGCATGATGGAGACGGTCAAGGAGGCAGGGGTGCCCGGCGCCGGCCAGATCCTGGCCACCGACCTCGACACGCTGCTCGCCTGGTACCAGGAGGCCGAAGGCCGGGTGGTGCTGAAGCCGTTGAAGAGCGCGGGAAGCGACGGCGTCTACTTCTGTGACGACGCGGACCAGGTGCGCGCTGCGTTCGAGGCGTTGATCGGCACCGAGAGCGCGCTGGAACTGCACAACCACGCGGTGCTGGCACAGGAATACCTGGTCGGCAGTGAGTACATCGTGAACACCGTGAGCCTGGACGGCAAGCACCACGTCACGGACATCTGGAAGATGCACCACCTCGGCGCCAACGGGGTGCACGACATGGCGGCCGGGGCGCAGCTGATGCCCCGTCATGGTTCGGACCAGGACGCGCTGGTCGAGTACAACTGCCTGGTCCTGGATGCCCTGGGGGTGCGCAACGGTCCCGCGCACACCGAGCTCAAGCTGACGCCGCAGGGCCCACGGCTGGTCGAGAGTGCCGCCCGGATCTGCGGTGCGGACGTGCATGTCCCGACCAAGGGCGCGATCGGCGAGAGTCAGCTGGACTGGACCGTGGACGCGTACGTCGACCCCGAGCGCTTCCTTGAGCGCTGGGAGAGCGGCTACGAACTGACCCGGCACGCCGGGATCGTCAACATGGTCTCGCCGGCGGCGGGCAAGCTCGTCAGTTATCCGAAGATGGCCGAACTCCGCGGGCTGGAGAGCTTCCACGACATCACCCTGAACGTGCACCCGGGCGACGAGATCCATCGCTCGATCGACGACTGGACCTACCCCATGCGCGTGTACCTCGTGCACGAGACCGAGAGCGTCGTCATGCACAACATCCTGTCGGCGCGGTACATGGACGGCGAAGGCTTCTACGAGGTGGTCTGA
- a CDS encoding transcriptional regulator encodes MSTPAGFDELIHPATRLSVVALLAATEWADFAFVRDSLSLSDSALSKQLHTLEGVGYLEVQKEGGGRNRRTKVRLTNRGRTAFEGHVAALRAIVDSAGPATGAAQQQPHAEAGR; translated from the coding sequence ATGAGCACCCCCGCCGGATTCGACGAGCTGATCCACCCCGCCACCCGGCTGTCGGTGGTCGCGCTGCTCGCCGCCACCGAGTGGGCGGACTTCGCGTTCGTCCGCGACAGCCTCTCGCTCAGCGACTCCGCGCTCTCCAAGCAGCTGCACACCCTGGAGGGGGTCGGATACCTGGAGGTCCAGAAGGAGGGCGGCGGCCGCAACCGCCGTACGAAGGTACGGCTGACGAACCGGGGTCGCACCGCCTTCGAGGGACATGTGGCGGCACTCCGGGCCATCGTCGACAGCGCCGGACCCGCGACCGGGGCGGCACAACAGCAGCCCCACGCGGAGGCGGGCCGATGA
- a CDS encoding ABC transporter ATP-binding protein codes for MTTFGPTDVQPVIRVRDLTMAYGAVDVLRGVDLDIHRGEVFALLGPNGAGKTTTVEVLEGFRQRSGGEVSVLGTDPERGGDAWRARIGLVLQSWRDHRRWRVAELLTHFATYYPDPRDPAELLALVGLTDQAGRQVDRLSGGQRRRLDVALGIVGRPELLFLDEPTTGFDPQARHEFHVLVEQLARDEGVTVLLTTHDLAEAERLADRIAMLVGGRIRACGTPAELARRAAAQAEVRWTADDGTPRRERTEGPSRLVWELHRHADGPIADLEVRRPTLEDTYLHMVHREADGTDGADGTDRGADEEAPAA; via the coding sequence ATGACGACGTTCGGGCCTACCGACGTCCAGCCCGTCATCCGGGTACGCGATCTGACCATGGCGTACGGCGCTGTCGACGTCCTGCGCGGCGTCGATCTGGACATCCACCGCGGCGAGGTCTTCGCGCTGCTCGGGCCCAACGGCGCCGGGAAGACCACCACCGTCGAGGTCCTGGAAGGCTTCCGGCAGCGCTCCGGCGGGGAGGTGAGCGTCCTCGGTACGGATCCCGAGCGGGGCGGCGACGCGTGGCGGGCCCGGATCGGCCTGGTCCTGCAGTCCTGGCGCGACCACCGCCGCTGGCGGGTCGCCGAGCTGCTGACCCACTTCGCGACCTACTACCCCGACCCGCGCGACCCGGCCGAACTGCTGGCCCTGGTCGGCCTCACCGACCAGGCCGGCCGGCAGGTGGACCGGCTGTCCGGCGGCCAGCGCCGGCGCCTCGACGTCGCGCTCGGCATCGTCGGCCGCCCGGAACTCCTCTTCCTTGACGAGCCGACCACCGGCTTCGACCCTCAGGCGCGGCACGAGTTCCACGTCCTGGTCGAACAGCTGGCCCGCGACGAGGGCGTCACCGTCCTGCTCACCACCCACGACCTGGCGGAGGCCGAGCGGCTCGCCGACCGGATCGCCATGCTGGTCGGCGGCCGGATCCGGGCCTGTGGCACACCCGCGGAACTGGCCCGGCGAGCCGCCGCCCAGGCCGAGGTCCGCTGGACGGCCGACGACGGGACGCCCCGCCGCGAACGCACAGAGGGCCCCTCACGGCTGGTCTGGGAACTGCACCGGCACGCGGACGGCCCGATCGCCGACCTGGAGGTCCGCCGCCCGACGCTGGAGGACACCTACCTGCACATGGTGCACCGGGAGGCCGACGGCACGGACGGGGCCGACGGCACGGACAGGGGCGCGGACGAGGAGGCACCGGCCGCATGA
- a CDS encoding ABC transporter permease: MTNGTNSRRAGLQRGGIELRHLLRNGKEMSGHLTNVVVALLVAAYVSDDVPGTRTPMTHLVLAGFAAYLLFQVGLINLPQILVTEREEGTLLRLRATPGGIPAYLVAKCLLVVVLAVGTLALLLVAGALLADGPLPHGPGDWLTLLWVTTLGLLAVVPLGAAIGAVLPNPREALALIMLPTMGLLLTSGTVFPITALPVPVQQVAAFFPLKWMAQGLRSALLPDSARTAEAAGSWELPMVALVLTAWAVLGFLLAVPLLRRAARRESGSRLTARHRKAAQSGAPAA, translated from the coding sequence ATGACGAACGGGACGAACAGCCGGCGTGCCGGGCTCCAGCGCGGCGGAATCGAGCTGCGCCACCTCCTGCGCAACGGCAAGGAGATGTCCGGCCATCTGACCAACGTGGTCGTCGCGTTGCTCGTCGCCGCCTACGTCAGCGACGACGTACCAGGGACCCGAACCCCGATGACTCATCTGGTGCTGGCGGGCTTCGCCGCCTACCTGCTGTTCCAGGTCGGGCTGATCAACCTCCCGCAGATCCTCGTGACCGAGCGGGAGGAGGGCACCCTGCTGCGGCTGCGCGCCACGCCCGGCGGGATACCGGCCTACCTCGTCGCCAAGTGCCTGCTGGTGGTCGTCCTGGCGGTCGGCACCCTGGCGCTGCTCCTGGTCGCCGGGGCGCTGCTGGCGGACGGGCCACTACCGCACGGGCCGGGCGACTGGCTGACGCTGCTGTGGGTCACCACACTCGGGCTGCTCGCCGTCGTACCGCTCGGCGCGGCCATAGGCGCCGTACTGCCCAACCCCCGCGAGGCCCTGGCGTTGATCATGCTGCCGACGATGGGGCTGCTGCTCACCTCGGGGACGGTGTTCCCGATCACCGCACTGCCCGTGCCGGTCCAGCAGGTGGCCGCGTTCTTTCCGCTCAAGTGGATGGCGCAGGGCCTGCGTTCGGCGCTGCTCCCGGACTCGGCACGGACCGCCGAGGCGGCCGGCTCCTGGGAACTGCCCATGGTCGCCCTGGTCCTCACGGCCTGGGCGGTGCTCGGGTTCCTCCTCGCGGTACCGCTCTTGCGCCGCGCCGCCCGCCGCGAGTCCGGATCGCGGCTGACCGCCCGTCACCGCAAGGCGGCACAGAGCGGCGCGCCGGCCGCGTAG
- a CDS encoding lysozyme: protein MPVSRIGFARRGRPRTATVIGALVSAGALLMTTTGTAAAAPPPPDMPVKAGQAWMGSGTRIEQPGAAEAGGPITPMDTSGVQGIDVSHWQGAINWGSVKSAGIDFAYMKATEGTSFKDSRFGANYTGSYNAGLVRGAYHFARPNYSNGATQANFFASNGGAWSRDNRTLPGVLDIEHNPSGAMCYGLSTTQMRTWINDFYNTYKARTTRDVVIYTTASWWNTCTGNWTGMSTKAPLWVAHWGVSSPNIPNGFPTWTFWQYTATGRVSGVAGDVDRNKFNGSMTRLIALANNTA from the coding sequence ATGCCTGTGTCACGAATTGGATTCGCGCGTCGCGGAAGACCGAGGACCGCCACCGTCATCGGCGCCCTGGTCTCGGCCGGTGCCTTGCTCATGACCACCACCGGTACGGCCGCCGCCGCCCCGCCCCCGCCGGACATGCCCGTCAAGGCCGGTCAGGCCTGGATGGGTTCGGGAACCCGTATCGAGCAGCCCGGCGCCGCCGAGGCGGGCGGCCCGATCACGCCGATGGACACGAGCGGCGTCCAGGGGATCGACGTCTCCCACTGGCAGGGCGCGATCAACTGGGGCTCCGTGAAGAGCGCCGGGATCGACTTCGCCTACATGAAGGCCACGGAGGGCACCAGTTTCAAGGACTCGCGCTTCGGCGCGAACTACACCGGCTCCTACAACGCCGGCCTGGTCCGCGGGGCGTACCACTTCGCCCGGCCGAACTACTCGAACGGGGCGACCCAGGCGAACTTCTTCGCCTCCAACGGCGGCGCCTGGTCCCGGGACAACAGGACGCTGCCCGGTGTCCTCGACATCGAGCACAACCCGTCGGGCGCCATGTGCTACGGCCTGTCGACGACCCAGATGCGCACCTGGATCAACGACTTCTACAACACGTACAAGGCGCGAACGACCCGGGACGTCGTCATCTACACGACCGCGAGCTGGTGGAACACCTGCACCGGCAACTGGACCGGTATGTCCACCAAGGCGCCCCTATGGGTCGCCCACTGGGGCGTCAGCAGCCCGAACATCCCCAACGGCTTCCCCACATGGACCTTCTGGCAGTACACCGCGACCGGCCGGGTCAGCGGCGTCGCGGGAGACGTGGACCGCAACAAGTTCAACGGCTCGATGACACGGCTGATCGCGCTCGCGAACAACACCGCCTGA
- a CDS encoding nucleobase:cation symporter-2 family protein translates to MAVHNSTAEAEDRKHPVDETLPPFKMFTSGLQHVAAMYAGVVAPPMIVGPAVGLSAKDTAFLMGASLFTAGIATLLQTLGFWRVGARLPFVNGVSFAGVTPMVAIGRDRGYDGIAVIFGAIIVASVLGFVLTPYFSKLVRFFPPVVTGTVITLIGVSLLPVAFNWSQGGNSTADDYGSMKNIGMAALTFVIVLALRKLLRGFMQQIAILLGLVAGTVVAVPLDMTNLDAIKDAGIVGFPTPFHFGAPQFEIAAIVSMCIVMLVCMTESTADMLALGRIVDRPADERTIEGGLRADTLGSAISPLFNGFMCSAFAQNIGLVAMTKVRSRFVVAAGGGILILLGLCPVAASVIALVPLPVLGGAGIVLFGSVAASGIQTLATAALEKGENALIVAAAVGIGLIPIAAPEFYHAFPEDALVVLDSGISTGCIVAIVLNLAFNHLGKRGSATEEDPSSVEKGSAVAEPAAVH, encoded by the coding sequence GTGGCCGTGCACAACTCGACCGCCGAAGCAGAGGACCGGAAGCATCCGGTCGACGAAACCCTGCCCCCCTTCAAGATGTTCACCAGCGGGCTGCAGCATGTGGCCGCCATGTACGCGGGAGTCGTCGCCCCGCCGATGATCGTGGGACCCGCCGTGGGTCTCAGCGCCAAGGACACCGCGTTCCTGATGGGCGCGAGCCTGTTCACCGCCGGTATAGCCACCCTGCTCCAGACCCTCGGCTTCTGGCGCGTCGGCGCCCGGCTGCCGTTCGTCAACGGCGTCTCCTTCGCCGGCGTGACGCCGATGGTCGCCATCGGCAGGGACCGGGGCTACGACGGAATCGCCGTCATCTTCGGCGCGATCATCGTCGCCAGCGTGCTGGGCTTCGTGCTCACCCCGTACTTCTCCAAACTGGTCCGCTTCTTCCCGCCCGTCGTCACCGGCACCGTCATCACCCTGATCGGTGTGTCGCTGCTGCCCGTCGCCTTCAACTGGTCTCAGGGCGGCAACTCCACGGCGGACGACTACGGCTCCATGAAGAACATCGGCATGGCAGCCCTCACCTTCGTGATCGTGCTGGCGCTGCGCAAACTGCTGCGCGGCTTCATGCAGCAGATCGCCATCCTGCTGGGCCTCGTCGCCGGCACGGTCGTCGCCGTGCCGCTGGACATGACCAACCTCGACGCCATCAAGGACGCCGGGATCGTCGGCTTCCCCACCCCGTTCCACTTCGGCGCACCGCAGTTCGAGATCGCCGCGATCGTGTCCATGTGCATCGTGATGCTGGTCTGCATGACCGAGTCCACGGCCGACATGCTTGCGCTGGGCCGGATCGTGGACCGCCCGGCGGACGAGCGGACGATCGAGGGCGGCCTGCGCGCCGACACCCTCGGCTCCGCCATCAGCCCGCTGTTCAACGGGTTCATGTGCAGCGCCTTCGCCCAGAACATCGGCCTGGTCGCCATGACCAAGGTTCGCAGCCGGTTCGTCGTGGCCGCGGGCGGCGGCATCCTGATCCTGCTCGGACTCTGTCCCGTCGCCGCGTCCGTCATCGCGCTCGTCCCGCTGCCCGTCCTCGGCGGCGCCGGCATCGTGCTCTTCGGCTCCGTCGCTGCGAGCGGTATCCAGACGCTGGCCACGGCGGCACTGGAGAAGGGCGAGAACGCGCTGATCGTCGCGGCGGCCGTCGGTATCGGACTGATCCCGATCGCCGCGCCGGAGTTCTACCACGCGTTCCCCGAGGACGCGCTCGTGGTGCTCGACTCGGGCATCTCCACGGGCTGCATCGTGGCGATCGTGCTGAACCTGGCGTTCAACCACCTCGGCAAGCGGGGGAGCGCGACGGAGGAGGACCCCTCGTCGGTGGAGAAGGGGAGCGCGGTCGCGGAGCCGGCCGCCGTGCACTGA
- a CDS encoding 8-oxoguanine deaminase: MAPSAARTGTVDRIVIENCAIATVDADDTEYASGHVVVAGNRIESVGAGKAPEGLTNVVRRIDGTGHLVTPGLINTHHHYYQWITRGLATDHNLFNWLVALYPTWARIDEPMVRAAAQGSLAMMARGGVTTAMDHHYVYPHGSGDLSGAIIGSARETGVRFTLARGSMDRGTSDGGLPPDFAVESLESALAATEETIDKHHDASFDAMTQVAVAPCSPFSVTTELLRQGAELARRKGVRLHTHGSETVEEEEFCKELFGMGPTDYFESTGWLGSDVWMAHCVHMNDSDIAAFARTGTGVAHCPSSNARLAAGIARVPDMLRAGVPVGLGVDGTASNESGELHTELRNALLINRLGAHREAALNARQALRLGTYGGAQVLGRADAIGSLEPGKLADLVMWKLDTFAHSSIADPVVALVFGAAAPVTLSLVDGRTVVEGNHLTTVDEDAIARSTRDEAQRLARIAAQG, encoded by the coding sequence ATGGCACCTTCGGCAGCCCGGACCGGAACGGTCGACCGCATCGTCATCGAGAACTGTGCGATCGCCACCGTCGACGCCGACGACACCGAGTACGCCTCCGGCCATGTCGTCGTCGCGGGCAACAGGATCGAGTCCGTCGGAGCAGGCAAGGCACCAGAGGGCCTCACGAACGTGGTACGCCGCATCGACGGCACGGGCCACCTCGTCACTCCCGGCCTGATCAACACCCACCACCACTACTACCAGTGGATCACGCGCGGTCTCGCCACCGACCACAACCTCTTCAACTGGCTGGTGGCGCTCTATCCGACCTGGGCGCGCATCGACGAGCCGATGGTCCGTGCCGCCGCGCAGGGCTCGCTCGCGATGATGGCCCGCGGCGGCGTCACCACCGCCATGGACCACCACTACGTCTATCCGCACGGCTCGGGCGACCTGTCCGGCGCGATCATCGGCTCCGCCCGTGAGACGGGCGTACGGTTCACCCTCGCCCGCGGGTCCATGGACCGCGGCACGTCGGACGGCGGCCTGCCGCCGGACTTCGCGGTCGAGTCCCTGGAAAGCGCGCTGGCCGCCACCGAGGAGACCATCGACAAGCACCACGACGCCTCGTTCGACGCGATGACGCAGGTCGCCGTCGCGCCGTGCTCGCCGTTCTCCGTCACCACCGAACTGCTCAGGCAGGGCGCGGAGCTGGCCCGGCGCAAGGGCGTGCGGCTGCACACCCACGGGTCCGAGACGGTCGAGGAGGAGGAGTTCTGCAAGGAGCTCTTCGGGATGGGCCCCACCGACTACTTCGAGTCGACGGGCTGGCTGGGCTCCGACGTGTGGATGGCGCACTGCGTCCACATGAACGACTCCGACATCGCGGCCTTCGCCCGCACGGGCACCGGCGTCGCGCACTGCCCCTCCTCCAACGCCCGTCTGGCGGCCGGCATCGCCCGCGTCCCCGACATGCTGCGGGCCGGTGTGCCGGTGGGACTCGGCGTGGACGGCACCGCCTCCAACGAGTCCGGTGAACTGCACACCGAGCTGCGCAACGCGCTGCTGATCAACCGGCTCGGTGCCCACCGCGAGGCCGCCCTGAACGCCCGCCAGGCACTGCGCCTCGGCACCTACGGCGGCGCTCAGGTCCTCGGGCGGGCGGACGCGATCGGATCCCTCGAACCGGGCAAGCTCGCCGACCTGGTGATGTGGAAGCTGGACACCTTCGCCCACTCCTCCATCGCCGACCCGGTCGTCGCGCTCGTCTTCGGCGCGGCCGCGCCGGTCACCCTCTCCCTGGTCGACGGCAGGACCGTCGTCGAGGGCAACCACCTCACCACGGTGGACGAAGACGCCATCGCCCGCTCCACGCGGGACGAGGCGCAGCGCCTGGCGCGGATCGCCGCACAGGGCTGA
- the pucL gene encoding factor-independent urate hydroxylase, whose translation MPTILGQNQYGKAENRVVKITRDGDTHHIKDLNVSVALSGDMDDVHYSGSNANVLPTDTTKNTVYAFAKEYGIESAEQFGIHLARHFVSSQEPIHRARIRIEEYAWERIATSDGNSKFIGADEVKHSFVRKGQETRTTQITYDGEQWEVVSGLKDLTVMNSTNSEFWGYVKDRYTTLKEAYDRILATQVAAQWRYNWTSDEDRMPNWDKSYDQARKHMLEAFAETYSLSLQQTLYQMGSRIINSRSEIDEIRFSLPNKHHFLVDLEPFGLKNDNEVYFAADRPYGLIEATILRDGVEPKIPVDMTNL comes from the coding sequence ATGCCCACGATTCTCGGCCAGAACCAGTACGGCAAAGCAGAGAACCGAGTCGTCAAGATCACGCGGGACGGCGACACCCACCACATCAAGGACCTGAACGTCTCCGTCGCCCTCTCCGGCGACATGGACGACGTCCACTACTCCGGCTCGAACGCCAACGTCCTGCCGACCGACACCACCAAGAACACGGTGTACGCGTTCGCCAAGGAGTACGGCATCGAGTCGGCGGAGCAGTTCGGCATCCACCTCGCCCGGCACTTCGTGTCGAGCCAGGAGCCGATCCACCGGGCGCGCATCCGCATCGAGGAGTACGCCTGGGAGCGCATCGCGACATCCGACGGCAACTCGAAGTTCATCGGCGCCGACGAGGTCAAGCACTCCTTCGTCCGCAAGGGCCAGGAGACCCGGACCACCCAGATCACCTACGACGGTGAGCAGTGGGAGGTCGTCTCGGGCCTCAAGGACCTGACCGTGATGAACTCGACCAACTCCGAGTTCTGGGGCTACGTCAAGGACCGGTACACGACCCTCAAAGAGGCGTACGACCGCATCCTGGCCACCCAGGTCGCCGCCCAGTGGCGTTACAACTGGACCTCGGACGAGGACCGGATGCCCAACTGGGACAAGTCCTACGACCAGGCCAGGAAGCACATGCTCGAGGCCTTCGCGGAGACGTACTCGCTGTCGCTGCAGCAGACCCTGTACCAGATGGGTTCGCGCATCATCAACAGCCGCAGCGAGATAGACGAGATCCGCTTCTCGCTCCCCAACAAGCACCACTTCCTGGTGGACCTCGAGCCGTTCGGCCTCAAGAACGACAACGAGGTCTACTTCGCGGCCGACCGCCCGTACGGCCTGATCGAAGCCACCATCCTGCGGGACGGCGTCGAGCCGAAGATCCCGGTCGACATGACCAACCTCTGA